Proteins from a genomic interval of Crassostrea angulata isolate pt1a10 chromosome 7, ASM2561291v2, whole genome shotgun sequence:
- the LOC128193119 gene encoding uncharacterized protein LOC128193119 codes for MAGFWLTNKRITDLNIRHIYGGPEATGTHRLLKNSRTFSLRNKEKEEKKAEALQRRTKRRLFDANSRGEYVVPRAPAFRELDQEGVDDIVNRLNHPKSAPALRRSQSTKSSNEDSESSWQKPRPLSERELSDVSLRLHSHETHMSRMRSGKGVRLPPPRATTQSTSVSFRSAR; via the coding sequence ATGGCCGGTTTCTGGTTGACGAACAAACGAATAACTGATCTCAATATTCGCCACATTTATGGTGGACCAGAGGCAACAGGTACGCACAGATTGCTCAAGAATTCTCGCACGTTCAGTCTGAGAAACAAGGAAAAGGAGGAAAAGAAAGCGGAAGCGCTGCAGAGACGCACAAAGAGGAGGCTGTTCGATGCGAATTCTCGTGGAGAGTATGTCGTCCCGCGAGCTCCAGCTTTTAGGGAATTGGACCAAGAAGGAGTCGATGATATAGTGAACAGATTAAACCACCCCAAGAGCGCACCGGCTTTACGACGAAGTCAGTCTACAAAGTCTTCAAATGAAGACAGTGAAAGCAGTTGGCAAAAGCCGCGGCCTCTGTCGGAGAGAGAATTGAGTGACGTTTCTCTTCGGCTACATTCTCACGAGACTCACATGAGTCGTATGAGGAGTGGTAAGGGGGTCCGACTGCCACCCCCACGCGCAACTACCCAGAGTACCAGCGTGTCATTCCGCAGTGCGAGGTAA